One Mycolicibacterium sp. TUM20985 genomic window, TTCACGATCGTCATCGTCACGCACAACATGCAGCAGGCCGCCCGGGTGAGCGATCAGACCGCGTTCTTCAACCTCGAGGCGACGGGCAAGCCGGGCAAGTTGGTTGAGATCGACGACACCGAGAAGATCTTCTCCAACCCGACGCAGAAGGCCACCGAGGACTACATCTCCGGCCGCTTCGGCTAGGGCGCCAGCACCACCCGCGTGCCCGACGGCCCCGTTGCCGTCCACGCTCGTTCGACGTGAGCCAACGGTCTGGACTCCACCGGGAGGTGCAGCTGGCCAGACGCGACCAGGGTGAACGGCTTTGGCACGGCGTCGATGCGCATGCGCCCGAGAACGTCGGGCTGGACGCTGGCGAGCCCTACGCCGCTGATGGTGATGCCGACGACGCTCTCGGGGCGGCCGCCCGGACCGGCCAGCTGAAGGGCACCGTGTCCAAGCACGTGCAAGGACTAGTCGAGGCGCCCACCGGCAGGTGCGCGACGAGATGTCGCGCTAAGTGCAGGACTTCCTGCAGGCCTACCGCAATGCCGAGCGCCAGGTCGTGGCGGCCTTTTTGCGCGATCTGCTGTCGGCCAGGAGGAACGGCGTGCGGATCGCCCGTCACTGAGGCGCGGGAACGGATTCTTCGTCGGGGAAGCGGCCGGTGACCTGGAAGATGACGCGTCGTGCCACCTCGACGGCATGATCGGCGAAGCGCTCGTAGAAGCGGCTCAGCAGCGTGACGTCGACCGCCGCGGTGACGCCGTGCCTCCAGTCGCGGTCCATCAGCACCGAGAACAGGTGGCGGTGCAGATCGTCCATCGCGTCATCTTCTTCACGGATCCGCGCGGCCTTCTCCGGGTCACGGGTGACCAGTACCTCTTGGGCGCTAGTGCCCAATTCGACGGCTACCCGGCCCATCTCGGCGAAGTACCCGTTGACTTCCTCGGGCAACGCGTGCTGAGGATGACGTCGACGGGCGATCTTCGCGACGTGTAGC contains:
- the phoU gene encoding phosphate signaling complex protein PhoU yields the protein MRTAYHEQLAALTDQLGEMCRLAGLAMERATQALLQADLVLAEQVITDHEQIAAMSARAEEAAFVLLALQAPVAGDLRAIVSSIQIVADVDRMGALALHVAKIARRRHPQHALPEEVNGYFAEMGRVAVELGTSAQEVLVTRDPEKAARIREEDDAMDDLHRHLFSVLMDRDWRHGVTAAVDVTLLSRFYERFADHAVEVARRVIFQVTGRFPDEESVPAPQ